In Balearica regulorum gibbericeps isolate bBalReg1 chromosome 2, bBalReg1.pri, whole genome shotgun sequence, one DNA window encodes the following:
- the LOC104641550 gene encoding iroquois-class homeodomain protein irx-2, translated as MSYPQGYLYQPPGSLALYSCPAYGASALAAPRSEELARSSSGSAFSPYPGSAAFTAQAAATGFTSPLQYSTDPATGFPSYMGSPYDAHTTGMTGAISYHPYGSPAYPYQLNDPAYRKNATRDATATLKAWLQEHRKNPYPTKGEKIMLAIITKMTLTQVSTWFANARRRLKKENKMTWAPRNKSEDEDDDEGDGARSKEESPEKMPESNETSAEDEGISLQVDSLTDHSCSAESDGEKLPCRAGDPLCESGSECKDKYEDIEEEDDDDDEEEEDIEEDDGGGGERDPPAKPATSSPLAAVEAPLLGHPHADAARSASKAALGGRASPGPPTPASKPKLWSLAEIATSDLKSQTLGQGCQPVPLSSATPASAPHSAAYSPSSLLGRHIYYTSPFYSNYTNYGNFNALQSQGILRYNSAAVASNEGLSQTVLNASSVHKQSSDSLKTITNQLEQHYRPSSYDSKKDPTEVCTVGVQPYL; from the exons ATGTCCTATCCTCAGGGTTACCTCTACCAGCCCCCCGGCTCGCTGGCTCTGTACTCCTGCCCGGCGTACGGAGCGTCGGCGCTGGCGGCCCCCAGGAGCGAGGAGCTGGCCAGGTCTTCGTCGGGATCGGCGTTCAGCCCTTACCCGGGATCGGCAGCTTTCACCGCCCAGGCGGCGGCCACAGGCTTCACCAGCCCGCTCCAGTACTCCACAGACCCCGCCACGGGATTCCCCTCCTACATG GGCTCCCCTTACGACGCCCATACGACGGGGATGACCGGAGCCATCAGCTACCACCCGTACGGCAGCCCTGCCTACCCCTACCAGCTCAACGACCCCGCGTACAGGAAAAACGCCACCCGCGACGCCACGGCCACGCTGAAggcctggctgcaggagcaCCGCAAGAACCCCTACCCCACCAAGGGCGAGAAGATCATGCTGGCCATCATCACCAAGATGACCCTCACCCAGGTCTCCACCTGGTTCGCCAACGCCCGCCGGCGGCTCAAGAAGGAGAACAAGATGACCTGGGCCCCGCGGAACAAGAGCGAGGATGAGGACGACGACGAAGGCGACGGGGCGAGGAGTAAAGAGGAGAGTCCCGAGAAGATGCCCGAGAGCAACGAAACCTCCGCGGAGGACGAAG GGATCAGCTTGCAAGTCGACTCGCTGACGGACCACTCCTGCTCCGCCGAGTCTGACGGAGAGAAGCTGCCCTGCCGAGCGGGCGACCCCCTCTGCGAGTCGGGCTCCGAGTGCAAGGACAAGTACGAGGACATCGAGGAGGaggacgacgacgacgacgaggaggaggaggatatCGAGGAGGacgacggcggcggcggggagcgcgACCCGCCGGCCAAGCCCGCCACCTCCTCGCCGCTGGCGGCCGTGGAGGCCCCGCTCCTCGGCCACCCGCACGCCGACGCCGCCCGCAGCGCCAGCAAGGCGGCGCTGGGCGGCCGCgcctcccccggccccccgaCGCCGGCCAGCAAGCCCAAGCTCTGGTCGCTGGCCGAAATCGCCACCTCGGACCTCAAGAGCCAGACCCTGGGCCAAGGCTGCCAGCCTGTGCCGCTCTCCTCGGCCACCCCCGCCTCCGCCCCGCACAGCGCTGCCTACTcgccctcctccctcctgggGAGGCATATTTATTACACCTCACCTTTTTATAGCAATTATACAAACTATGGGAACTTTAAcgctctgcagagccagggaaTCCTGAGATACAACTCCGCAGCAGTGGCTTCAAACGAAGGACTAAGTCAGACTGTCCTAAATGCCAGCTCTGTCCACAAGCAGAGCAGTGACTCTTTGAAAACGATCACTAACCAGCTAGAACAACATTACAGGCCCTCTAGTTATGACTCTAAGAAAG ATCCCACTGAAGTCTGCACAGTAGGAGTACAACCATACCTATAG